The Chiloscyllium punctatum isolate Juve2018m chromosome 19, sChiPun1.3, whole genome shotgun sequence DNA segment CAATACAACTATAGGCACCAGTACAGGTGTACAGTAAGAAGTATTTTCAAACTGATGTACAGTTGACATCTGTGCAGGCAGATATGCAGACTGCTAGAGGCACCAACTCAGATGCACAGTCAGAAGAGTAGTCTCAAACCATCACAGGTACCTGTACAGGTACCAATACAAAATGGGTTACACTAAAACCAGAACACCAGAGATGTACATTGAAACTATGATTACCCTAGGTGAGTGGCTGGATTGCTACCTGTACAGGTGAAGTGATACAGTCAGATCCACTGTAAGCAGTGGCACAGGTTCTAGTGCAGCAGTACAGGGGACCAGCACAGTTTCATAGTCAGACTTTCACAGCTATCAGTACAGGTATATTATCAGACCAAAAACTACTAATGCATCATACATGTCTTACAGAATTACCTTTAGTTCCTTCAGAAGGAAATACATTATAAAGATTAACTAGCTATCAGTGAACTCATGACTGTTACTGCCAGTATTTGGTGGGGAGTGCCCTGAAGAGTGTACTAACGTATATGATTTTTATAATACCAGCCAGGACACCTATTCAATGTGTAACAAATACAAGAGCCTTTAGTTTGAGAAAAGTCATTATCGGAGTAGGAATCATCAGTTTGAGAGCCTTAGCCTCACTAGCTTGATTCCCTATGAATGAATTCCACAGCCAGACACAAACAAATACTTTTAACTATTGATTatcagagaaatcacagttaatgcAGTTTAATGAGTTCTGTAAACTGAGAGATATTCACTTTCACACACATTCTTCCCACTTCAAATATCCAATCGGAAATGAAACCCTTCTTTAGGATTGGGTTTCAGTTGAGCCCAGCTCTAAACTTTTCCGATTTCTGACTGAGGTAAATCCGGGACCAGGTCAGACATCTCTTCGAGAAGGGGGTTTGCAAATCTTCATAGGCTGCCAATATCTCCGGGCACCATTCAGTCCTAGGAAGGAGGAAGTTGGAGTGGGGCGAGGGAGGtgcatggacagtgaaggaaatGGCTGAGAATCATCCACCAGACTGGCTGAGGACTGACCACGGAGAGGGCTGGGAATGGGGTAGCTGGAGCATTATCTAGAAAGGTCTGCTGGTGTAACATtaccttttttaaaatatatttttattataaCGCTTATGTTTGAAGAGTGTTAAGCCAGAAACCTAGATGAATATATTGAGAAAGTCTGTACAGTTTGAGAATTTGAGTTCAGTTCAGGAAATAAAAGGCAGTAAATGTGCCCACACAGCCTTTGGATTATCCTAAATGCAAAACTGGTCCACAATGAGCTTTAAAGAGGGAAATATGCCAGCACAATTGGTTTGACTATGTGTGACTCCATTCCAACTTCAATGAAATTGGCTCTCAACTGTTTTCTGAAGTGTCTAAGCAAAACATTCAGTTGCTTTCAACTAGTTCTCCCCTCCCCCGACCGAGTATAACTGGCAAAAAAATGACTGGCACTGCCAGCCAGCAATGCTGCTGAaattggtttttaaaaaaataaatgcaCTCTCACTGGGTGAAAAGGGAGCTGCTTGACCACAAAGGCAAGTCAGAAACTGCAGCAATTGTATGTCACTTGTGGAAGTTGGGGACTAAAGGGATCAACAGGTGCGGCATAGCGGAGAACGCTTGAAAAACTGAATTGCTGACTCCTGCTACGTGTCAGACAAGTGGATCGGAATATGACAAATTTCCTCTCCACCGCCCATGCCCCACTCCTGGCAGCTGGCTCTCGGGCGTCACGAAATGTCCTGGGAAGATTATTAGAGGTAAAATGCCACAGTGATGCTGCTCAGTCTACAGAAACCAGTTTAAGATATGATCTTTCCTGGGCAGCATGGCTTACTGTTTATGGGCTTCAGTTTACTATGCCTAGGCCGGGAATATAAGATAACGTCAAGATTACTGAGTTGAATTATAAATTAGCTAGAGTGAGGTGAGGATTGCCTAGGAACAGGGGGAGTAAACAACTCCAGTCTAGTGACGGGGAGGGAGGTTAGACTGGGAAAGCATtactactgctgctgctgaagtCGACATGAGCTACTTGAGATGACTGGCACCTGCCCACTCCAGCTGTCAGGAGTCACCACTGCCCCGGAGCCGCAGCCACTGCCCGGTTTTCTCTGCCGCGGTGCCCGGTGTACTGAGCCGCTGCGATTCCTCACGGTTTTGCTGCTGGCCCGCCGGCTGAGGCCTCGCTGCCTGGCCGCCAGGGCCCCGGGGAAGCAGGGAGCCGGCCTCTCCGCCCGGCCCTGCCTCCTCGAGCGCCCCGCGGGCCGGCTCTTCCGGTGCCGGACGGCGCCCGACGCCAAGTCCGTGCGTCCCCGCAGGCTCGGGGCCCTACCCGGCTCCTCGGGCCCGCACCGCCCTGCGGGCCTTTCTTTGGCACCGGCTGCCACCGGGAGGACCCCTCCCGTCGGGGGGCCCAGAACCAGGCTAGTTCTGTCGGTGAGTGAGTCCTCCCGTGTGTCCTGCGTCAGCTCTGAGGCGGCGCCATATTGGTGCTGGGCTCGAGAGCCCTGATAGTCACCGCGGTTCTCTTTGTCATCACCGCCGTCTCCCTGCGCGCCGTCGAACGAGTTCCCGGTCCATTTGGAGTGACCGTTGGCCCCGCCCTCTTCCTCCGCCGCCGCGCTCAGGTCGCGCAGGAACACCACGATGACCGTTATGTTGTCGCTCGAGCCCGCGTCCCGTGCGCTCGCCACGAGCttgtgagccaccatgctgctgtcGCCGTTGTTCTCCTTGAGGTGATCGGACACCACCCTGACCGCCTCCTCGGGCTCCATGGTGTCGTAGAAGCCATCGCAGGCGAGGATGAGGTAGTCTTCGGTGCCGTCCAGCACGGTGGAGTCGCTGTCCGCCTCGCCGCAGATGTACGGCTTGTGCTCGGCATCGCCTGGGAATGAGGAGGTGCGGGTTtgaggaggagggtggggaaaataaaaacaagttagACACGAAAACCCGAGAGAGAAATAAAAATTTAGGACTCCTGCCCCTCAGGGTTGACAGGAGAAATGGACCAGAACATCAGAAATAGGACCAGGAGACCATCAGGGATCTCTCAGCCTTCCGACTCTACCACTCAATCAGATTTTGACTGTATGATCCACTTCAGTTCCAGCTTTCCATACTATGGTTACATCCAGCACTAGAGGAGCAGAAATTCAACACTGGGAAGACTGCAACTATTGTTTCCGATCCTTCCCCTCTGTCCAAACTCAGTTCCCTAGTTTCCAACTCCATCCCTCTGACTTCATCTTTACTGCGAGTTCATATTTCCTTCTCAGTCACACTGTCTTGACTTTGCCCCATCCCCCTATTTCCAATCATATGCTACTGAAATCGCTTGGTTACCTCTGgactaggagaaggtgaggactgcacatgctggagatcagagtcaagggtatggtgctggaaaagcgcagctggtcaggcagcatcgaggagcaggagaattgacgtttcaggcataagtccttcatcagcccgaaacttcgattctcctgctccttggatgctgccagaccagctgtgcttttccaacaccacactcttatCTCTCAACTTGACTATCTAAATGTTCTTCTGACTGGTTTCCCACTGTTCCACTCTTCATAAACATCAATTTATACAGAATTCACAGCCAGGCCTTAACCATGATCAGTATTGGT contains these protein-coding regions:
- the ppm1e gene encoding protein phosphatase 1E isoform X2, with translation MLHFCTHLDFCAQALGVGFEPRIFEHSNAPFSLAAALARATTNEILQSDLSALHYVPKLLDGTDGVTQFDSTRLSRMVFNKLHEICCSWVKDLPLTRRTHPYFETSIHAIKNMRRKMEDKHVCLPDFNTLFNLEDQEEQSFFAVFDGHGGVDAAIYASIHLHVNLVRQEIFQHDPAEALCRAFRLTDERFVQKAARENLRCGTTGVVTFMRGNMLHVAWLGDSQVMLVRKGQAVELMKPHKPDREDEKQRIEALGGCVVWFGAWRVNGSLSVSRAIGDAEHKPYICGEADSDSTVLDGTEDYLILACDGFYDTMEPEEAVRVVSDHLKENNGDSSMVAHKLVASARDAGSSDNITVIVVFLRDLSAAAEEEGGANGHSKWTGNSFDGAQGDGGDDKENRGDYQGSRAQHQYGAASELTQDTREDSLTDRTSLVLGPPTGGVLPVAAGAKERPAGRCGPEEPGRAPSLRGRTDLASGAVRHRKSRPAGRSRRQGRAERPAPCFPGALAARQRGLSRRASSKTVRNRSGSVHRAPRQRKPGSGCGSGAVVTPDSWSGQVPVISSSSCRLQQQQ